A genome region from Akkermansiaceae bacterium includes the following:
- a CDS encoding 50S ribosomal protein L25, with product MSKATTLKAAPRLRSGSGKLKQMRREGWLPSVVYGRGVESENLKVDAKTFSELLAHSSSDSILINLDVEGEGTRSVFLKTIQHDPLTGHALHVDFLAVNDKTEITANIPVHLIGEAKGVKAGGILEQYAHTIEIICLPKDLPDFLEKDVTSLDEGDSLHIGELDFPAGVKATHAADVVVAHIGKPAALVSEQAAVTEAAPAVAKAAKPDA from the coding sequence ATGTCCAAGGCAACCACACTCAAAGCGGCTCCCCGCCTCCGCAGCGGCTCCGGGAAACTCAAGCAAATGCGCCGCGAAGGCTGGCTCCCCTCCGTGGTTTACGGGCGCGGTGTCGAAAGCGAGAACCTCAAGGTGGACGCCAAGACCTTTTCCGAGCTGCTCGCCCACAGCTCCTCGGACAGCATCCTGATCAACCTTGATGTCGAGGGCGAAGGCACCCGCTCGGTGTTCCTCAAGACCATCCAGCACGATCCGCTGACCGGTCATGCGCTGCATGTCGATTTCCTGGCGGTCAATGACAAGACCGAAATCACCGCCAACATCCCCGTGCATCTCATCGGTGAGGCCAAGGGTGTCAAGGCCGGCGGTATTCTCGAGCAATACGCCCACACGATCGAGATCATCTGCCTTCCCAAGGATCTCCCGGATTTCCTGGAAAAAGATGTGACCTCACTTGATGAGGGAGATTCACTCCACATCGGTGAATTGGATTTTCCGGCCGGTGTCAAGGCCACCCACGCGGCGGATGTCGTTGTGGCGCATATCGGAAAACCGGCAGCCCTCGTTTCCGAGCAGGCGGCAGTCACCGAAGCAGCCCCTGCTGTTGCCAAGGCGGCCAAGCCGGATGCCTGA
- a CDS encoding aminoacyl-tRNA hydrolase — protein MPISLVIGLGNPGRQYEGTRHNVGFMLLDRIAAAEGVEFRSEPRFQAHIAKLADGTLLMKPQTFMNLSGRSVRQLMAFFKWDPERMLVAYDDVALPLGHLRFREKGSAGGHNGIKSLIEHLGGEGFPRLKMGIGAAQGGAGMTGHVLGKFAPDERESLENMLATALEAVQLSRSQGVALASNRFNTPRNKPTPNNQDEPQIRRPDSPDHQEPGRQHG, from the coding sequence ATGCCGATATCGCTGGTCATAGGCCTGGGGAATCCGGGCAGGCAGTATGAAGGCACACGCCACAACGTGGGCTTCATGCTGCTAGACAGGATCGCTGCGGCGGAGGGCGTGGAGTTCAGATCCGAGCCGCGTTTCCAGGCGCACATCGCGAAGCTGGCCGACGGCACGCTCCTCATGAAGCCTCAGACATTCATGAATCTGAGCGGCCGTTCGGTGCGGCAGCTGATGGCGTTTTTCAAATGGGATCCGGAACGCATGCTCGTTGCCTATGACGACGTAGCCCTGCCGCTCGGCCACCTGCGTTTCCGGGAAAAAGGCTCTGCGGGAGGGCACAACGGGATCAAATCGCTCATCGAGCACCTCGGCGGCGAGGGTTTCCCCCGCCTGAAAATGGGGATAGGCGCAGCCCAGGGCGGGGCTGGCATGACCGGACACGTGCTGGGGAAGTTCGCACCCGATGAGCGGGAAAGCCTTGAAAACATGCTTGCCACCGCCCTGGAAGCGGTTCAGCTTTCGCGCTCCCAAGGTGTCGCCTTGGCTTCAAACCGTTTCAACACACCACGCAACAAACCAACCCCGAACAACCAAGATGAGCCGCAAATACGAAGGCCTGATAGTCCTGACCACCAAGAGCCAGGAAGGCAGCATGGATGA
- the rpsF gene encoding 30S ribosomal protein S6 yields MSRKYEGLIVLTTKSQEGSMDDLVTAISKDIESEGAKVEKIENMGRKDFAYTPRKINGAHYVTYTISGGPECITKIKAKLALNDSVYMNQFNRVA; encoded by the coding sequence ATGAGCCGCAAATACGAAGGCCTGATAGTCCTGACCACCAAGAGCCAGGAAGGCAGCATGGATGACCTTGTCACCGCAATCTCCAAGGACATCGAGTCCGAAGGGGCGAAGGTGGAGAAAATCGAGAACATGGGCCGCAAGGACTTCGCCTACACCCCTCGCAAGATCAACGGTGCGCATTACGTCACCTACACGATCTCCGGCGGGCCGGAATGCATCACCAAGATCAAGGCAAAGCTCGCCCTGAACGATTCGGTTTACATGAACCAGTTCAACCGCGTGGCATAA
- the ssb gene encoding single-stranded DNA-binding protein, translating into MANLNKVMLIGNLTRDPELRHTPKGSAVADLSIAVNRRTQDGNGGWRDETIFVDVTVWGNTAENAHKYLTKGRGVFIEGRLQMDTWDDKETGKKRSKLKVVGEILQFLPDGKGGATRQYNSEEGGSSGGDRQGGSPAPAGDYEEEDDIPF; encoded by the coding sequence ATGGCCAACCTCAACAAAGTGATGCTGATCGGCAACCTGACACGCGATCCCGAATTGCGGCACACCCCGAAAGGCTCCGCCGTGGCCGATCTGAGCATCGCCGTGAACCGCAGGACCCAGGACGGCAACGGTGGCTGGAGGGATGAGACAATCTTCGTGGATGTCACCGTCTGGGGAAACACCGCTGAGAACGCCCATAAATACCTGACCAAAGGCCGTGGCGTCTTCATTGAAGGTCGCCTGCAGATGGATACCTGGGACGACAAGGAAACCGGCAAAAAGCGCAGCAAGCTCAAGGTCGTCGGGGAAATCCTCCAGTTCCTTCCGGACGGGAAGGGCGGAGCCACCAGGCAATACAACAGCGAGGAGGGCGGAAGCTCCGGCGGCGACCGCCAGGGCGGTTCCCCGGCACCCGCCGGCGATTACGAGGAAGAGGACGACATCCCGTTCTGA
- a CDS encoding aspartate carbamoyltransferase catalytic subunit has product MARKDLLDIASLERGEIDLLLDQAAPFKELFTRSVKKVPALKGKSVLTLFYEPSTRTHSSFEVAAKRLSADVTNFDVRHSSITKGESVRETVETLQAMRTDYIIVRHSRSGLPAAIAAQTKASVINAGDGAHAHPTQALLDAFTIKEKFPEPAGKKVLIIGDILHSRVARSTSCILKKLGVDVAFLGPGSLLPRNGPENIVRFTDHAEAMRWEPDIIYLLRVQMERQDAPFFPSIREYHRLYGITDARLEEIRKRGLYLMHPGPVNRGVELCDAVMDYERSLINDQVENGIAARMAVLYYLKPANSER; this is encoded by the coding sequence ATGGCCCGTAAAGACCTGCTCGACATCGCATCGCTTGAACGAGGGGAAATCGACCTCCTGCTGGATCAGGCCGCCCCTTTCAAGGAGCTCTTCACACGTTCCGTGAAAAAGGTTCCTGCGCTCAAAGGGAAATCGGTTCTCACGCTTTTCTACGAGCCATCCACCCGCACGCATTCGTCCTTCGAGGTCGCTGCAAAAAGGCTTTCGGCGGATGTGACGAATTTCGATGTCAGGCATTCCTCCATCACCAAGGGCGAATCGGTTCGCGAGACGGTGGAGACCTTGCAGGCGATGCGCACGGACTACATCATCGTCCGCCACTCCCGCTCCGGCCTGCCGGCAGCGATCGCGGCGCAGACCAAGGCATCAGTCATCAATGCCGGGGACGGCGCCCACGCCCACCCCACCCAGGCCTTGCTGGACGCTTTCACCATCAAGGAGAAATTCCCCGAACCCGCCGGGAAGAAAGTCCTCATCATCGGAGACATCCTGCACTCCCGCGTCGCGCGCTCCACTTCCTGCATCCTCAAAAAACTCGGGGTCGACGTCGCCTTCCTCGGCCCCGGCTCGCTGCTGCCGAGGAACGGCCCGGAGAACATCGTGCGTTTCACGGACCATGCGGAGGCGATGAGGTGGGAGCCTGACATCATCTATCTGCTCCGTGTCCAGATGGAGCGGCAGGACGCGCCGTTTTTCCCCTCCATACGCGAGTATCACAGGCTCTACGGCATCACCGACGCGCGCCTGGAGGAAATCCGCAAACGCGGCCTGTATCTCATGCACCCCGGCCCGGTGAACCGCGGTGTTGAGCTTTGCGATGCGGTGATGGATTACGAACGCTCGCTCATCAACGACCAGGTGGAAAACGGCATCGCCGCCCGCATGGCCGTGCTCTATTACCTGAAGCCGGCGAATTCGGAACGCTAG
- the purD gene encoding phosphoribosylamine--glycine ligase has translation MKILVVGKGGREHALIHTLSLSPAKPQIFSFPGSDAIFEIARPTDATDLPSLIAWMKGNGIDLCIAGEESYLVTGEGLANLCEANGIPCWGPPKESAQLEASKEFAKDFLVRNDIPTAQASACDSLESAIAAIAGTYPTVLKFDGLAAGKGVAVCPDEKSAMDFLNEVFVEKRFGEGRLLVEDCLTGPEVSIFAAISDDDYLILTPARDYKRLGNGDKGPNTGGMGAVASRKLISAEMFAVIDESIVAPTVAALRAEKLPYRGFLYFGLMLTPDGPKVIEYNCRFGDPECQAVMPLLQGDLASFCLEGAKGNLRKDLISFSDNWSVCVILASHGYPESSRSGDVISGIPDCGQAVFHSGTRLSGGKWQTNGGRVLACVASAPDRITAVEAAHAAAEKISFDGLQRRTDIGILHFPEAKSHSPESIRLTLSPDDIAAGIGKLAEAIQAANPDKPVALVGIRSRGDEVAERLLTHLSSDDRELQFGVLDISLYRDDFEHLHSNPKLQESDIPFPVDGAHIILVDDVLFTGRTIRAALDALSDYGRPAKVELAVLIDRGHRELPICADYVGIALETQRLEHVHVSLEGTDGEDLIRVVTPMRP, from the coding sequence ATGAAGATACTTGTTGTAGGAAAAGGCGGCCGCGAGCACGCCCTGATCCATACCCTATCCCTCTCCCCCGCCAAGCCGCAGATCTTTTCCTTCCCCGGCAGTGACGCGATTTTCGAAATCGCCCGGCCGACCGATGCCACCGACCTGCCCTCGCTCATCGCGTGGATGAAGGGCAACGGGATCGATCTCTGCATCGCCGGGGAGGAGTCCTACCTCGTCACCGGCGAGGGCTTGGCGAATCTCTGCGAGGCCAACGGAATCCCCTGCTGGGGGCCGCCCAAGGAATCCGCGCAACTGGAGGCCAGCAAGGAATTCGCCAAGGATTTCCTGGTGCGCAACGATATCCCCACGGCGCAAGCGAGCGCCTGCGATTCCCTGGAAAGCGCCATCGCCGCCATCGCAGGCACCTACCCGACGGTGCTGAAATTCGACGGCCTCGCGGCAGGCAAGGGGGTCGCCGTGTGCCCGGATGAGAAATCCGCGATGGATTTCCTCAACGAGGTGTTTGTGGAAAAACGCTTCGGAGAGGGGCGGCTGTTGGTCGAGGATTGCCTGACCGGCCCGGAGGTTTCCATCTTCGCGGCCATTTCCGACGATGATTACCTGATCCTCACCCCCGCCCGCGATTACAAGCGCCTCGGCAACGGCGACAAGGGGCCGAACACCGGAGGCATGGGCGCGGTGGCCTCGCGGAAACTCATTTCCGCAGAGATGTTCGCGGTCATCGACGAGTCCATCGTCGCGCCTACCGTGGCCGCGCTGCGGGCCGAGAAGCTGCCATACCGGGGCTTCCTCTACTTCGGCCTCATGCTCACCCCGGACGGGCCGAAGGTGATCGAATACAACTGCCGCTTCGGGGATCCGGAATGCCAGGCGGTGATGCCATTGCTGCAGGGCGATCTCGCCTCATTCTGCCTGGAGGGTGCCAAGGGCAATCTCCGCAAGGATCTGATTTCCTTTTCCGACAACTGGTCCGTCTGCGTGATCCTTGCTTCCCATGGATACCCGGAAAGCTCGCGCTCGGGCGATGTGATCTCGGGCATCCCTGATTGCGGCCAGGCGGTTTTCCACTCCGGGACGCGGCTCTCCGGCGGAAAATGGCAGACCAACGGAGGGCGCGTGCTCGCATGTGTGGCAAGTGCACCGGACAGGATCACGGCGGTCGAGGCGGCGCATGCGGCAGCGGAAAAAATCTCCTTCGACGGCCTGCAACGCCGCACGGACATCGGCATACTTCATTTTCCGGAAGCGAAATCACATAGCCCGGAAAGCATACGGCTCACGCTCTCCCCGGATGACATCGCCGCAGGCATCGGGAAGCTCGCGGAAGCCATACAGGCAGCCAATCCGGACAAACCTGTCGCCCTCGTTGGGATCCGCTCGCGCGGCGATGAAGTCGCGGAACGGCTGCTGACCCACCTTTCATCGGATGACAGGGAGCTCCAGTTCGGCGTCCTCGACATATCGCTCTATCGCGATGATTTCGAGCACCTCCACTCGAACCCGAAGCTTCAGGAAAGCGACATCCCCTTCCCCGTGGACGGAGCCCACATCATACTCGTGGATGACGTCCTTTTCACCGGGCGCACGATACGCGCCGCGCTCGATGCGCTTTCCGATTACGGGCGCCCGGCGAAGGTGGAGCTGGCAGTTCTCATCGACCGCGGGCACAGGGAGCTACCGATCTGTGCGGACTACGTGGGAATCGCCCTTGAAACGCAGCGACTGGAACACGTCCATGTCTCGCTCGAAGGCACCGACGGGGAGGATCTCATCCGCGTCGTAACACCCATGCGGCCATGA